The Rhizobium leguminosarum genome includes a region encoding these proteins:
- the queG gene encoding tRNA epoxyqueuosine(34) reductase QueG, whose protein sequence is MPEPDNDDKDRRRRDNLTEFVRAESAAKGFDLCRITRPDAIPQAKERLGQFIDAGRHGTMDWMAETRDRRGDPRTLWSEVRSVVVFGLNYAPEEDPRGILDKPDKAAISVYARNRDYHDVIKGRLKEIATRFAARAGADVKVFVDTAPVMEKPLAAAAGLGWQGKHTNLVSRMHGSWLFLGTMFTTADLAVDAPESDHCGSCRACLDICPTAAFPAPYQIDARRCISYLTIEHKGPIDADLRALIGNRIYGCDDCLAACPWNKFASSAAEMKLKAREDLKEPSIAFLLTLDDAAFRAFFSGSPVKRIGRDRFVRNVLIAAGNSGEKELIGPCRMLSDDPSPVVRGMAVWALSRLMEAGEFAAFAAQRTDERDDDVLNEWRLAGVG, encoded by the coding sequence ATGCCCGAACCTGACAATGACGACAAAGACCGCCGCCGCCGCGACAATTTGACCGAGTTCGTCCGGGCGGAATCTGCCGCCAAAGGCTTCGATCTCTGCCGCATCACGCGCCCGGATGCGATCCCGCAAGCGAAAGAGCGTCTCGGCCAGTTCATCGATGCCGGGCGCCACGGGACGATGGACTGGATGGCGGAGACGCGCGACCGGCGCGGCGATCCCCGCACACTGTGGAGCGAGGTGCGCTCCGTCGTCGTCTTCGGCCTCAATTACGCCCCGGAAGAAGATCCGCGCGGCATTCTCGACAAGCCGGACAAGGCGGCAATCTCCGTCTATGCCCGCAACCGCGATTATCACGACGTCATCAAGGGACGGCTGAAGGAGATCGCCACGCGCTTTGCGGCGCGGGCGGGCGCCGATGTGAAGGTCTTCGTCGATACGGCACCGGTGATGGAAAAGCCCTTAGCGGCGGCGGCCGGGCTCGGCTGGCAGGGCAAACACACCAATCTCGTCAGTCGCATGCACGGTTCCTGGCTGTTCCTCGGCACGATGTTCACCACCGCCGATCTTGCCGTCGACGCGCCGGAGAGCGATCATTGCGGCTCCTGCCGCGCCTGTCTCGACATCTGTCCGACGGCTGCCTTTCCGGCGCCTTACCAGATCGATGCGCGGCGCTGCATCTCCTATCTCACCATCGAACACAAGGGGCCGATCGATGCCGATTTGCGCGCTCTGATCGGCAATCGCATCTATGGCTGCGACGACTGTCTTGCCGCTTGTCCCTGGAACAAGTTCGCAAGCTCCGCCGCCGAGATGAAGCTCAAGGCGCGGGAAGATCTGAAGGAGCCGTCGATCGCCTTTCTGCTGACACTCGACGATGCCGCCTTCCGTGCCTTCTTCAGCGGCTCGCCGGTGAAGCGGATCGGCCGCGACCGTTTCGTCCGCAATGTGCTGATCGCCGCCGGCAATTCCGGCGAGAAAGAGCTCATCGGGCCATGTCGAATGCTTTCGGACGATCCCTCACCCGTGGTACGCGGCATGGCGGTCTGGGCGCTTTCGCGGCTGATGGAGGCTGGCGAATTTGCGGCCTTTGCCGCACAAAGGACGGATGAGAGAGATGACGACGTCCTGAATGAATGGCGATTGGCGGGAGTGGGCTGA
- a CDS encoding SDR family oxidoreductase, whose product MHVMIFGCGYSGTAIAKAFAGDGVRVSGTTRSPDKVEALRENGIEAFLFDGEGMEDGLCQALASVTHLVQSIAPGQADPLLRLLGKDGASLLPKLEWIGYLSTVGVYGDHQGAWVSEETPCLPVSGRSTERLDAEEGWLAMGRERGVPAAVLRLSGIYGPGRNAFCNLDKGTARRLIKKDQVFNRIRVEDIGAATRFLSEHGLGGIYNVTDDRPGPPQDVIVEAARLMGVEPPPEQAFETAELTPMARTFYGENKRVSNAKLKAAGFAFSFPNYPMSLAQLWQDGRWRG is encoded by the coding sequence ATGCATGTGATGATCTTTGGCTGCGGCTATTCCGGCACGGCAATCGCCAAGGCCTTTGCCGGCGACGGCGTGCGGGTTTCCGGCACCACGCGCTCGCCTGACAAAGTGGAAGCGCTCCGCGAAAACGGCATCGAAGCATTCCTCTTCGACGGAGAGGGCATGGAGGACGGGCTCTGCCAGGCGCTGGCAAGCGTCACGCATCTCGTGCAGTCGATCGCACCTGGACAGGCCGACCCGCTGCTGCGGCTGCTCGGTAAAGACGGCGCAAGCCTGCTGCCGAAGCTGGAATGGATAGGCTATCTCTCCACCGTCGGCGTCTATGGCGATCACCAGGGCGCCTGGGTGAGCGAGGAAACCCCCTGCCTGCCGGTTTCCGGGCGCTCGACCGAGCGGCTCGATGCGGAAGAGGGCTGGCTGGCGATGGGCCGGGAGCGCGGCGTGCCGGCGGCGGTGCTGCGCCTTTCCGGCATTTATGGGCCGGGCCGCAACGCCTTCTGCAATCTGGACAAGGGCACTGCGCGACGGCTGATCAAGAAGGACCAGGTGTTCAACCGCATCCGCGTCGAGGATATTGGTGCGGCGACACGTTTCCTGTCGGAGCACGGCCTCGGCGGCATCTATAATGTCACCGACGACCGGCCCGGCCCGCCGCAGGACGTGATCGTCGAGGCCGCCCGCCTGATGGGCGTCGAACCGCCGCCGGAACAGGCGTTCGAAACCGCCGAACTGACGCCGATGGCGCGCACTTTCTACGGCGAGAACAAGCGGGTTTCGAATGCGAAACTGAAGGCCGCCGGCTTCGCATTCTCCTTCCCGAACTATCCCATGTCGCTTGCACAATTGTGGCAGGATGGACGCTGGCGTGGGTAG
- a CDS encoding glutathione S-transferase family protein, with the protein MPTLYHHPMSSASRFVRLILAEYGYQADLIEEQTWEKRRDFLALNPAGTLPVYVDDSMRALCGASVISEYLDETHGVLKRDRRLLAEDPFQRAEIRRLAEWFMQKMENDVTKPLARERVYKLQMSADQGGGAPDSKVLRTARANIRQHMRYLTWLAGSRQWLAGERMSYADLAAAASISILDYLGEIEWADSPVVKDWYQRLKSRPSFRPMLTERVRGLTPVSHYADLDF; encoded by the coding sequence ATGCCCACGCTTTATCATCATCCCATGTCATCCGCATCTCGCTTCGTCCGGCTGATCCTGGCGGAATACGGCTATCAGGCGGATCTGATCGAAGAGCAGACATGGGAGAAGCGCCGGGATTTCCTGGCGCTCAATCCGGCCGGCACGCTGCCTGTTTATGTCGACGACAGCATGCGGGCGCTCTGCGGCGCGAGCGTCATATCCGAATATCTCGACGAGACGCATGGCGTCTTGAAGCGCGACCGGCGGCTGCTCGCAGAAGACCCTTTCCAGCGGGCGGAAATCCGCCGGCTTGCCGAATGGTTCATGCAGAAGATGGAAAACGACGTAACCAAACCGCTCGCCCGTGAGCGTGTCTATAAGTTGCAGATGAGCGCCGATCAGGGCGGCGGAGCGCCGGATTCGAAGGTTTTGCGCACGGCCCGCGCGAATATCCGCCAGCATATGCGCTATCTGACCTGGCTTGCCGGCTCGCGTCAGTGGCTGGCGGGCGAGCGGATGAGCTATGCCGACCTTGCCGCCGCGGCCTCGATCTCGATCCTCGATTATCTCGGCGAGATCGAGTGGGCGGATTCGCCGGTCGTCAAGGACTGGTACCAGCGGCTGAAGTCGCGTCCGTCCTTCCGGCCGATGCTGACCGAGCGCGTGCGCGGCCTGACACCGGTTTCACACTATGCCGATCTGGATTTCTGA